One window of the Chryseobacterium camelliae genome contains the following:
- a CDS encoding DUF6705 family protein yields the protein MKNILLLILFVITISCKAQIYPLRTEANIPENAYEKDTNDELPDYVGTWKGTWDNKTIFIYFKKLTNQYDDVFKYYRDYLIAKFKVLDSSGNVLFDNTNLTDDKAKIFGSGFRKLDNKYSLIYIDSDLCSTSGNIRINFTDSTKTKLNWQYFYRNEIITSDCPYYNTSIPQPLPKEIILTKQ from the coding sequence ATGAAAAATATACTTTTATTAATATTATTTGTTATTACAATTTCCTGTAAAGCTCAAATTTATCCTTTAAGGACTGAAGCAAATATTCCAGAAAATGCTTATGAAAAAGATACGAATGATGAACTTCCTGACTATGTAGGAACCTGGAAAGGAACCTGGGATAATAAGACCATTTTTATTTATTTTAAAAAGTTGACTAATCAGTATGATGATGTATTTAAATATTATAGAGATTATCTGATTGCAAAATTTAAAGTTTTAGACTCAAGTGGAAATGTCTTATTTGATAATACAAATTTAACAGATGATAAAGCAAAAATTTTCGGAAGCGGCTTTCGGAAACTAGATAATAAATATTCTTTAATTTATATTGATTCAGATTTATGTAGCACTTCTGGAAATATAAGAATAAACTTTACAGATTCTACCAAAACAAAACTGAACTGGCAGTATTTTTATCGCAACGAGATTATAACATCGGATTGCCCTTATTACAATACAAGTATCCCACAGCCGTTGCCTAAAGAAATTATTTTAACTAAACAATAA
- a CDS encoding DUF6705 family protein produces the protein MKNVLLFILFTVTISCTAQTYPLRTFTDIPENAYLKDTNNELPAYEGTWKGTWDNKTIFIYFKKINKKYNENLKYYKDLLIARFKVLDSNGNILFDNTNLTDDKAKIWGGKFKKVDDKYSLIYIDPDLCSTSGSIYINFTDSTKTKLDWKYFYTNEIITSDCPYYNTGIPQPLPKEIILTKQ, from the coding sequence ATGAAAAATGTACTTTTATTTATACTATTTACTGTTACAATTTCTTGTACAGCACAAACCTATCCATTGAGAACATTTACAGATATTCCTGAAAATGCTTATCTAAAAGATACAAATAATGAACTTCCTGCTTATGAAGGAACCTGGAAAGGGACCTGGGATAATAAGACCATTTTTATTTATTTTAAAAAAATAAATAAAAAATATAATGAAAATTTAAAATATTACAAAGATCTTTTAATAGCAAGATTCAAAGTTCTTGATTCTAACGGAAACATCTTATTTGATAATACAAATTTAACAGATGATAAAGCAAAAATATGGGGAGGAAAATTTAAAAAAGTAGATGATAAATATTCTTTAATCTATATTGATCCGGATCTATGCAGTACTTCTGGTAGTATTTACATAAATTTCACAGATTCTACCAAAACAAAATTGGACTGGAAATACTTTTACACTAATGAGATCATAACATCGGATTGCCCATATTACAATACAGGCATTCCACAACCGCTGCCTAAAGAAATTATTTTAACTAAACAATAA
- a CDS encoding DUF6705 family protein yields the protein MKNIFLFLLFTVTISCTAQTYPLRTFTDIPENAYLKDTNNELPFYEGTWKGTWDNKTIFINFKKITNKYDDVLKKYRDYLIAKFKVLDTNGNILFDNTNLADDKAKIWGGKFIKDDNRYALYYNDSDLCNTSGTITINFLDSTKTKLEWKYFYRNEIITSDCPYYNTSIPQPLPKEIILTKQ from the coding sequence ATGAAAAATATATTTTTATTTTTACTATTTACTGTTACAATTTCTTGTACAGCACAAACCTATCCATTGAGAACATTTACAGATATCCCTGAAAATGCTTATTTAAAGGATACTAACAATGAACTGCCTTTCTATGAAGGAACCTGGAAAGGAACTTGGGATAATAAAACGATTTTTATTAATTTCAAAAAAATTACAAATAAATATGATGATGTTCTAAAAAAATATAGAGATTATCTGATTGCAAAATTCAAAGTTTTAGATACCAATGGAAACATACTATTTGATAATACAAATCTAGCGGATGATAAAGCAAAAATATGGGGAGGTAAATTTATAAAAGATGATAATAGATATGCTTTATATTATAATGATTCAGATTTGTGCAATACTTCAGGCACTATAACTATTAATTTTTTAGATTCTACCAAAACAAAGCTGGAATGGAAATACTTTTATCGCAATGAGATCATAACATCGGATTGCCCTTATTACAATACAAGTATCCCACAGCCGTTGCCTAAAGAAATTATTTTAACTAAACAATAA
- a CDS encoding DUF6705 family protein, which produces MMKNIFLFISIHLILLSCAQVYSLNTNTDVPTDAYIKDLNNELIPYEGTWKGTWDNKTLFIYFKRIKKYMDHKENNPYYKDVLVGKFKVINSNNQILFDNTNLADNDAKIEGTRFFSMPYKKYSLFYLDPDICNSTGDILIKFLNNTSTQLDWKFSDTTDIIDSSCQYYNANPFPQPLPKEIILTKQ; this is translated from the coding sequence ATGATGAAAAATATATTTTTATTTATATCCATTCACTTGATACTCTTAAGTTGTGCTCAGGTATACTCTCTGAACACCAATACTGATGTACCAACCGATGCTTATATTAAGGATCTTAATAACGAACTTATTCCTTATGAGGGAACGTGGAAGGGAACTTGGGACAATAAAACACTGTTTATTTATTTCAAAAGAATAAAGAAATATATGGATCATAAAGAAAACAATCCTTATTACAAAGATGTCTTAGTTGGAAAATTTAAAGTTATAAATTCCAATAATCAGATTTTATTTGATAATACTAATCTAGCCGACAACGATGCTAAGATTGAAGGAACTCGTTTTTTTTCTATGCCATATAAGAAATATTCTTTATTTTATTTGGATCCAGATATTTGTAATTCTACTGGCGATATCTTAATAAAGTTTTTAAATAATACTTCAACACAATTAGACTGGAAGTTTTCAGATACAACCGATATTATTGATTCTTCATGTCAATATTATAATGCCAATCCATTTCCCCAGCCGTTGCCTAAAGAAATTATTTTAACTAAACAATAA
- the lpxB gene encoding lipid-A-disaccharide synthase, protein MKYYIIAGEASGDLHGSNLMKALKQKDQDAEFRFWGGDLMSLTGGTPVKHYRDLAFMGFLEVAKNIRTILNNIRFCKQDIRNYRPDVLILVDYPGFNLRIAKFAKGLGIKVVYYISPQLWAWKESRVEIIKKYVDEMLVILPFEEDFYKKHGVHSHFVGHPLLDAISNLEPIDPGTFKKENGLTDQDIIALLPGSRKQEVEKMLELMLSVRPHFKDYQFVIAGAPSLPKEFYEKYVDDRVHFVSNKTYDLLRCSKAALVTSGTATLETALLNVPEVVCYRGSKISYAIAKRLVKNIKYISLVNLIMDREVVKELIQDELNTPNLINELSQIISGDKRSVMLKDYELLREKLGGKGASEKAAEVIVSVV, encoded by the coding sequence ATGAAGTATTATATCATAGCAGGAGAGGCCTCGGGAGACCTTCACGGCAGCAATCTCATGAAAGCCCTGAAGCAGAAGGACCAGGATGCTGAGTTCAGGTTCTGGGGCGGTGACCTGATGAGCCTCACAGGAGGCACACCGGTGAAACATTACCGGGACCTTGCCTTTATGGGCTTCCTGGAAGTTGCTAAAAATATCAGGACGATCCTGAATAATATCAGGTTCTGCAAACAGGATATCCGGAATTACCGACCTGATGTGCTGATCCTGGTCGATTATCCGGGATTCAACCTGCGGATTGCTAAATTCGCCAAAGGGCTCGGCATTAAAGTGGTGTACTATATTTCGCCGCAACTCTGGGCCTGGAAGGAGAGCAGGGTAGAGATCATTAAGAAATATGTGGATGAGATGCTGGTCATCCTTCCTTTTGAGGAAGATTTTTATAAGAAGCACGGCGTTCATTCCCATTTTGTGGGCCACCCGCTGCTGGATGCCATATCCAATCTGGAACCTATAGATCCGGGGACCTTTAAAAAAGAGAACGGTCTGACGGATCAGGACATTATCGCCCTTCTGCCGGGTTCCCGGAAACAGGAAGTGGAAAAAATGCTGGAGCTTATGCTTTCGGTACGTCCGCATTTTAAGGACTATCAGTTTGTCATTGCCGGTGCACCCAGTCTGCCTAAAGAATTCTATGAGAAATACGTGGATGATCGTGTGCATTTTGTTTCCAACAAAACCTATGACCTGTTGAGGTGCTCCAAAGCAGCTTTGGTGACCTCCGGAACCGCTACCCTGGAAACAGCACTCTTAAATGTTCCTGAAGTAGTCTGCTACCGCGGAAGCAAAATTTCCTACGCCATTGCCAAGCGGCTGGTGAAAAACATCAAATATATTTCCCTGGTCAACCTGATTATGGACCGGGAAGTCGTTAAGGAGCTGATTCAGGATGAGCTGAATACCCCAAACCTTATTAATGAACTGAGCCAGATCATTTCCGGAGATAAAAGATCTGTTATGCTGAAGGATTATGAACTGCTGAGGGAAAAGCTTGGCGGAAAAGGGGCAAGTGAGAAAGCGGCGGAAGTGATTGTGAGTGTTGTATAA
- a CDS encoding DUF2480 family protein, giving the protein MAEDFEIRNKVAESGLINFDLTDLVPRGARKGIDLKDFLFMEMILKEKDFREKVVALDAEEYRDAYVYIYNSADAIVPLWAYFLITAKLSPVTRKVVFGNREDLEVILMHNAVQNYDFSEMRGKRVLVKGCSDKEIPENAYIELVEQLQPIVKSLMFGEACSNVPILKN; this is encoded by the coding sequence ATGGCAGAAGATTTTGAAATCCGGAATAAGGTTGCAGAAAGCGGTCTGATTAACTTTGATCTTACTGATCTCGTCCCCAGAGGGGCACGTAAAGGCATAGACCTTAAAGATTTTCTTTTTATGGAGATGATCCTCAAAGAAAAAGATTTCCGCGAAAAGGTAGTGGCTTTGGATGCAGAAGAATACCGTGACGCCTATGTGTATATATACAATTCAGCAGATGCCATTGTTCCGCTCTGGGCCTATTTCCTGATTACGGCGAAACTGTCGCCGGTAACCCGGAAAGTGGTCTTTGGGAACCGTGAAGACCTGGAAGTGATTTTGATGCACAATGCCGTTCAGAACTATGATTTCAGTGAAATGAGGGGGAAACGGGTACTGGTTAAGGGCTGTTCAGACAAAGAAATTCCAGAAAATGCATATATAGAGCTGGTAGAACAGTTACAGCCGATCGTTAAATCGCTGATGTTCGGTGAGGCATGTTCTAATGTTCCCATCCTTAAGAATTAA
- a CDS encoding DUF937 domain-containing protein translates to MGLIDLLTGNTGTQVADQAENKFGINRNQVLALLAVAAPLIISYLRKKSEDNKEAEALNNALDKDHDGSILDDPSQLETRQSEGGSILNHIFGNDKQNVENQLSQNTGISIDKIGPVLAMLAPVIMGYIGKEKQQNNVGSGGLGDLLGGILGNASNQAQSHQSSPLNDILGKVLGGGNNSSSGNPLNDILGNILGNNGDQKKQQGEGGLGDILESFLGGK, encoded by the coding sequence ATGGGCTTAATCGATCTACTTACAGGAAATACCGGCACTCAGGTGGCCGACCAGGCAGAAAACAAATTCGGGATCAACAGGAATCAGGTGCTTGCATTGCTTGCTGTAGCAGCTCCTCTGATTATTTCTTACCTCAGAAAAAAATCCGAAGACAATAAAGAAGCAGAAGCACTCAATAATGCTCTGGACAAGGACCATGATGGCAGTATCCTGGATGATCCTTCCCAACTGGAAACACGGCAGTCAGAAGGCGGTTCTATCCTCAACCATATCTTCGGAAATGATAAGCAGAATGTTGAAAACCAGCTTTCGCAAAATACGGGAATCTCCATTGATAAGATCGGTCCTGTACTGGCTATGCTTGCTCCTGTAATTATGGGATATATCGGAAAGGAAAAGCAACAGAATAATGTAGGATCAGGAGGATTAGGTGATTTGCTGGGCGGCATTTTAGGAAACGCTTCAAACCAGGCTCAGTCTCATCAGTCCAGTCCTTTGAATGATATTCTCGGAAAAGTGCTGGGCGGAGGCAACAATTCCTCTTCGGGCAATCCGTTGAACGACATACTGGGGAATATCCTCGGGAATAACGGAGACCAGAAAAAACAGCAGGGTGAAGGCGGACTGGGGGATATCCTGGAAAGCTTCCTGGGCGGAAAATAA
- a CDS encoding 30S ribosomal protein THX yields MGKGDKKSKRGKINNGSYGKRRPRKASKSVVATEEKAKN; encoded by the coding sequence ATGGGAAAAGGAGATAAAAAATCCAAGAGAGGAAAAATCAACAATGGAAGCTATGGGAAAAGAAGACCAAGAAAAGCTTCAAAATCAGTGGTCGCAACAGAAGAAAAAGCGAAAAACTAA